ATCCCGGCCCCCGGCACTCGCTGGGGCACCGCCATGTTCGACCTGATCCACTCCCCCGCCGACGCGGACCGGATCACGCCCGTGTACGCCTGCACCACCGGAGTCCCGCGCATCGCCACAGCTTTCACCCACACGTCCAGGCCGTCCTTCTCAGCTGAAGAGCCCGGCGATCTCGTCAGCCGCATCCTCGACGGCCGCCTCGTAGTCGTCATCGTCGAGGATCGGCATGCGCAAGGTGACGCGGTGCCGGAGCTCGGCCAGGTGGCTGAGTACCTCTTCGTCGGACAAGGTCTTGTCGAACCCGTCAACGTGGAGTTCGGCGTCGTGCTTCATCGCATGCCTCCCTCACGGAAGTCGTAGCCGAGTGAATCCTCAAGACCCTTGCGGGCCGCGCTGAGCCTGCTCTTCACTGTGCCAGGGGGAATATTCAGCAGCTCGGCGATCTCGTTGACGGGGTACCCGTCGACGTAGTGCAAGACAAGGCACTCGCGCTTGTCTCGCGTCAGGTTCCCAATCGCGGTGTACAACGCGATCTTGTCCACCGTCGTTGACGCAACATCGAGGCCGTCGCATGGCATGCCCGTATCCGAGTCGTTCAAGGGGCGCTCGGGGCGGGATGCCAGCTTCTGATACGACCGATTCAGGATGCGCCGGCCCGTGAAGGCCACCCAGGCGACGGGATTGGGGTGTTCACTCACTTCCGGCCACTTGCGGTAGGCGATCTCGAAGGCCCGGCTGGTTGCCTCTTGCGCGAGCTCCCAGTCGTTCTGCCGAGCGTTGAGGATGCGGCAGATCTGTAGGAAGTGGGCCTTGAAGAAGTCATCGAAGTTCTTGGCCGGTGGGCGAGGGAGCGTGACCGCAGCTCTCAAACCCTCCAGAAGCGCGTTGGCACGCGCCGCCAGGGGCCAGTTGGTGTGCTCGGTGAGGATGCGGGGGGCGCAGC
The sequence above is drawn from the Streptomyces sp. NBC_01591 genome and encodes:
- a CDS encoding sigma-70 family RNA polymerase sigma factor, producing the protein MSLPISPPPARPLTARRAELPEGTGLYRVHHKRISSTAFNPRPAHIFGGGRFDGTPEDPYSYLYAAQTPEAAVADTLLRATTFNPDGLRLVPLAAVVDRQLAKVRTTDPLLLIDLTTAEALHAVGASSELVLSEDFVRARAWSSVLRQHNPWAQGLLWPSRFRRGDHLVVLFGDRCAPRILTEHTNWPLAARANALLEGLRAAVTLPRPPAKNFDDFFKAHFLQICRILNARQNDWELAQEATSRAFEIAYRKWPEVSEHPNPVAWVAFTGRRILNRSYQKLASRPERPLNDSDTGMPCDGLDVASTTVDKIALYTAIGNLTRDKRECLVLHYVDGYPVNEIAELLNIPPGTVKSRLSAARKGLEDSLGYDFREGGMR